ATGTTAATATGTAAGAAATCACTCAAGCCATAATGTCACACCAGCCCTGTTAGTGAGTTTTATGAATAGCCAGTGCTTTCTTTAGAAGTTGCAGTTAATGAGAAAGCTATTTCGTCCTGATTTCCTGGACAGGAAGACATACTGCAGGCATCTGTGCAGTTGTCAAAGAAAGCACTGCAGTGTATTTACACAGCTTACTATCCAAAGTGGAATTCATAGTGTTTGTGCCAAACTAACAACCACATTCTAGACAGTTGCTCACAGAGATAATATAAATTGCAACTGGAGTACTGCAGAACAGTTTTACCTACTAATGTATGTGAGGATCTAAATGTTTGGTGCTACACAAATTTATGCAAAAATGGAGTTTAGTTTGAGGCCACTGATTTCTCAGTGTAAACGTCAGACGATCCAATcttaaatatctcaacaactaccggatggattgccatttaatttgtccaattCTTAAACTGTACTTCTGTGTCAACTTatctcaaagcaccactgtgcctaagtacaACTTCACAGCGCtgttagcatggctgtagacctTCTGACAAATACACTTTGAAATCACACTTCAAAGTCAAGTATTTATTTGCTCCAAATAACAGAAATAACATGTATTTGTGGTGCCACTTGTTAAAAGTTCATACTAGAAACACCAAAAACTTCCTAGCATTTAGCATGTCCCAGCATCTTCAGTCTGTATAGGCCTCACCTGTGCAGATTAAATTCAGGCACATGGCTGTCGTTCATCAAGGTAGTTTAATATGTGTCTGAAATCAATACTTACAggatttaaataaaatacactactATAAGATGGCAATATTATGAGTAAAGACTTTACTCTTCTTCCAAGGCAAAAATAACTGTTGACATCTCAATTATTTAACTCAAGCCATTGTTGATGTCATTTAGGGGCGGTTCCGCTGATATCACATACTTTACTCCTGCTGTAGTGTTTGTTGCCCAGCAATAGCCCTGTGTAAATGTAGGTCAGTCTAACTCAGCAGATCTGTCGCtaacttttctctttttatgtTGGATTGTTGAGTTTTCCAGCAGCTTTTATTTTTCCATGTGTTTACTTGTTACTGTCAGCCCTTTCTCGATTTCCTACTCCACTCGCCCTCAGTCTTAGCATTGTTTTTCTGCGACTACTGAATGTCAATTTCGTTGAGACCATGATATCTACATGGCTCTATTTTTGCCACCACCAGAGACTAAAGGAGGAATGGATCCAGCTGGAGAAACGTGCTGAAAGTCCAGCTTTCAGCTATTATCACCCTTCTATAACCCTCCCCTTGTCCCTTGCTtaccctcttcttcttttttctgcCGCTCTTCTTTCTATTTAACAGATGTCTTTTCTCTGTGAGGGTTTTAAGGTCTGTAGCTGAAGTAATATTCTTTGACAGAGCCAGGACTTGGTTTGTATAAAGCCTTAGAGAGCTAAATGTCAATCAAGACTGTTTTTCTTCCAGCCCAGACACTTGAGGAATTTTGAGGGAGGGCGAGACACTCAGGGAGGGAGGATAGCAGGAGAAAACAGGGTGGCGATGGTGAAAAGAACACTTGTGCATTCATAATACtgcttaaataaaaaatatttccttttttttttttttttaccatcaaACTATTAACTCCTGATCAGAATTTCATGTTTGCAGGGTCACTGCTCTGTAGTACAATATAGTCAAACATGAGATTCCCTGAATATTCACATCATGAAACTTGAGAATATTACCCAATTATATTACATCCATTTTGTTAGAAAATGTCAAGTTAATATATCAGATTTactttctgatcttctgctctTCTGCATTGAAAGGAACCATTTTAGGTGCAAACACCACTCAGGTGCCTATTTTTGGAGATGTATAGGTTGTGGCTAATTGTGTAGAGTTAGCATGAGTTGTCCCGTCAATGCACATAAAAATGAGGTGCTGCTCATTGCTTTGAAGAAGTTAAACCGGTCAAAACATTGgtgataaaattaaataattggaTTAGTTTTTAAATAACTGGGTAGGGACCAAAACTCAAACCCAGGATAAATTATATACACTTCAATAGATGCTTTGCTTGCTACGAGCtagaaaatgacaataaaatgaaagaaaggaCAGAGTAAAATGATATGATAAATAtgaatttttcttttctattttttttctttgctgtttTTAAGGCATTTATAGCAGTGTCGTATGCCTGAGTCACTGTCAATTTCGTATTGATTTAATGAACTATTACTTTTTCCTTGTTTCTCTGTTCTGCAGTCGCCTTGATGCGAACCACATCACCACGGTTCCAGACGACAGTTTCGAAGGCCTTCAGCAGCTACGCCACCTCTGGTTGGATGACAATAACCTGACGGAGGTTCCCGTCAGTTCTCTGAGACACCAGACGAACCTTCAGGCTCTGACGTTGGCGCTCAACCGCATCTCGTTCATACCAGACAATGCCTTCGCGAACCTCACCAGTCTAGTTGTGCTGTAAGTTATATTAAGCTACTGTTCTAATTGTGGTTTATAATTAAAAAACCTGCAGGGCAGTGTTAAAGTAcaaatatttactgtacatctGTTTCACTAATGTTTTTGACCAGGTGGCTTTTGCCGCAGTGTGTAGGATGGATAAAAAAGACCATAGGCACCTAACCATCTAGTGCATTCagctgtattttatatatacaacatcaccactaaagaaaactaaaaacatTTGTAAATAGATTAGTAGCCATGTCGTGAAACCATCAGTGACTGGATAAATTCCCTCAAAAAAGATTTAAACAATTCCATACCATGACATTTCATCAATCAAGGCTTTTGGTGAGatttaaaaggtacagtatttgagtaataAACAGTTTCAGAGTCATTTAAGTGAACTTCCCCAGAACAGCCAGGAGAACTTTGCATGCCGCCTTCATAGACCCATATACTAAATAACTCAGCAGGAACAACCTGCTGgtgtactttttttaaaaccttaatTAACCAGGCACACTGACAGAGAACATTCTCTTGTTGACTAAAATGGCCTGAGGGAGTATCTGAAGAAACGAAAGTTCATTGGGTGTAAAGTAGATCAGGATATTTCTCAAGTTGAGAGCCAACACATGCAAATTCTCTGCAGTGTGAGTAAACGGTAATAGTCCGATGTCTCTTTAGTTTCACAGCCATGACGTGTAATAAGTGGATGTACAGTTTTTTGAGTTAATGTTTTGGGGGTCATTTTTCTATTAAATAACTTGACTAACTCTCTATCTGACTGTGTAGAGCACCATCCAGTTAGTAAAATATGACTGTACTGCTGGTGCTCCGCTCTAAATTAAAGAAGCTGCAATTCCTATTTAGTTTTTCATGCATCATATGCATTATTCTGTCACCACAAATCAATGCAAAGtacctctccttgtttcctgcTCTAGCTCTCAATGTATCCTCTGAGCGACTGCAAATCAGactgcaaacacaaacatactgtagtatTTATATCCACAGCTTACAGTTAATAAGTCAACAAAACGGGTAGCTGCTCATGCCCTGCTGTGCTGCACTTTTGCAATGAAATGTGCCATTTGGGgtttgaatttgaatgtcaacgagACTTTGAAAAAGTTGCTCGACTCCGAGCATTAATGTAAAATCAAGATTATCTTGTTGTTTTATGCATGGGAGGGAAATGCTAAAACCTTCCACGAGAGGAACTTGTACAAATATGTGGTGCGTTACGAATCTGAGGGATCGTTCCAAACTGTtatacattcacacaaacacacacagacacacactctgagTGGTATTGCTGCAGGGTTAGCATAAACATGTCAGGGTAAACAGGAAGAAAAGACCTTGAATCTATTAGGCAAGGAAAGTCCtctgcatacacacatacagtacagacacCTGATTCGGATGTCTGACAGAAGCTGCAAAATATAAACTGATAAGAAACCCATGATGAATGTGaaagattattaaaatatgtcaTGGTATGAAAATCTCACAGATGTGTGTGAAACTGCTTTTGCTTCTCCAGACATCTTCATAACAACAGAATTAAGGAGATAGGAAACAACTGTTTTGCTGGGCTGGTGAACCTGGAGACGCTGTAAGTGCACATTCATACAGTAgttaatgtgtgtgagtgtgtatcaGTCTGAGTGTGTTTGCAGTCGTGTTTGTGCGTGCTAACagctcctccaccctcctctgCTCCGGTCCTCCAGACATCATTGTGTCCACTTCCTCCTTTAATTGCTCTAGGATAAATAGAGCAAAGTACATGATGCTTATCAAATCTGCTCACTTCCTCCTGCCACAGCCATGAAAAATCTCTTAGCAACAGCTTTACCTAATGGCAAACAGCTAGAAACATTTTCactatatttgacattttttatagtCTAACCAatttataaattaatgaaaaaaaaaatgttttgtcaaaTAGATGTTAATGAGAATAATCAATAACTGTAGCGCTAGCTCCGtggttcagttggttgcaacatATTGTGTCAGGAATAAGATTCAGGGCCCCATCTTACAACTGGCGCAAAGCAGCGTGTAGCGCAACTGGCATTTCTAGTTTCAGACTGACGTGGTTGTCATTTTCATGCCAAGCGCACACGTTGTGTAAGTACCAAATGTACTTGCACCCATCTGTGCGCCCCTGGgtgtgttggtcttaaaattaGTTGTGGTCAGGCgcattgctatcttgaggcagcagaaagcgattACGCCATTGACCAAAAAAATCTGgcgcagtattttcctgctttttaaatggcattattcagatagtaagttgcgccatgcactttagaccattAGCTATGGATTGTTTAAAGAGAGCCCTCAGAGTTTTAACAGAGTACAAGGGGATGTTTTTTGCAGTGGGCTATAATTCCCACAAGCAATGGACTAGGGATCAGTTATTAggattatgtatttatgttgagTATTTGTACTGGTCAGATGTTCAGTTGTTGCTAAAAGAGTAAATCATTCAGTACTGCTAGCAAGtcttatgttttgttattaGGATTATAACAATGCTAGTAATCCTGGTTATTAATAATGAGTGAGTGACTTGGTGCTCAGTCACAGAGAGAACCAGATAATTGAACACTAGCAATTCTTAATTGTAGACATGTTTGTGTTAAATATGCCATTAATTAGTGGGGTGTAAAGGGATGGATTTACCTTCAAATGCAAGAAAACTGTGCTGACTCcctgcatctctctctgtctcatcctAGAGATCTGAACTTCAACAACCTGATGTTTTTTCCCAAAGCGATAGAGGCCCTGCCCAAACTCAAGGAACTGTGAGTACATCGTCCTGTTTCTCCTCCGTGAAGGAAACATTTTGTACCGACACTAAAGTCAGGGACAGGTTAACTTAACAGAGCATGAAGGAGACTTTTCAATGTCTTTTAGTTTTCATGtgatacaaaaaaagacaactaTCTGAGAAAGTAGCTCTGGACTAAATATGAGGAAGCTAGAGCACACATGCAAAGTAGCAAAACAGTTGTAACCTGTTgttaaaattacaaatatttccatatttgtGTAAATCATTCCtactgacacacatacacatcaggtaaaaaaaaatggcaaacatcctatttattatattattatcaaaTCATTACTAAATAGAAATACATTAACTGATATCTTTAGCAACATGTTTCAacatttgtgcttttattttgaaggctaaaaataaaattatttatttatttatttacttatttccTGGTTTTCCAGATGagcacattaattattcaatgaaatgattatttaatTGTTAGGTTAATTGTTAATGAAAGGATTATTTAAATCAATTGATAGACCTTGATTTCTGCAGCAGACCTTTTGTTTGTGCATGATTTGGTTGAGCTGTGGACTGTTTGCCTTTTGCATCATtaatttggatatttttttattttgaaaatgtcaacTTAACTTACTTATTATGTTGGGGTTTCATATTGAGCAAAGTGTGTTCACACTGTCTCCTTGATATTCTTCCTGCAGCGGGTTTCACAGCAACGATATTGCTTCCATACCTGAAGGGGCCTTCCATAACAACCCCCTGCTGCGAACCATGTAAGGTCAAACTCACGGACACGACTTAGAAACAGACATAGCACACTAATAAGCCACAGTTGTACAAATGCTACAATGCACAGTATGCCTTCTGAtaagcacacatacagtattagcTGACAGTGTGAGCCTCCAGTGGATGAATGTCCAGAAGATGGAGCCATTCTCGCATAGTAAATGATTTTGGTTTGAACTCTGCCCCTCTGTTCTTGCTGCCCTCCCAGACATCTCTATGACAATCCTCTGTCCTTCGTGGGCGCCTCGGCTTTCCAGAATCTGTCTGACCTGCACTCCCTGTAAGTCCCACCGTTAGGCATGACTCCTGGCAAACAAGTTTTAACAAGTTTTGTCTGAACTTGGTGATTTAAACACTTACTAAAAATACTattttggtgtgtttttaaaggGTCCTTACACCTTGTTTCATCCATTCTGACTCATACTGTGAGGTTCATGAGTTTGTGATTTAACTATTCGTTGCCATGTGTGTTTCAGGATGCTGCGTGGGGCCAGCATGATGCAGGACTTCCCCATCCTTACGTGGACTAATAACCTTGAGAGTCTGTGAGTGAACTTGGATGCAGCATCAGTTCCTggttgtgcttttgtgtgtctCAGGAGTGACTGATTAGGTTTTTCATTTCCAGGACTCTGTCAGGAACCCAGATATCGTCCATCCCTGCTGAACTGTGTGAGGACCTCAAATTGCTTCGGACGCTGTAAGAGACTTTTCCTTTCCTGTCACTAGCAGTAGTGCTTAAAgatgacctattatgcttattttcaggtgcagactttagggtttctactagaacatgtttactggctttaatttaaaaaatactctcataccggctgtgcggGAAAACCTCTTTTCACCATCTGTTTGagaaaaaagcccagtctgctctgattagcCCActcttgtgattggtcagctgaaccaaactctttggactccgctccagctccgctctaactagctttgtttgacgacctgccaaactagccgctaggcaggtattatgcaaatgcattacttagtgacatcaccacgttacggaaggaAAGGCAgaacttcaagcaaggtgtgtCAGGcggttcaggagcagtgtttctgtgggggagagtaactccctttggcgtggactttgggctttataactctgcagaccttttgcatgcacaaaaactatataacagactaaaggaaagagaaaaacacaaaagcataataggtcctctttgaAAAATATCTTCTACAAATAATTGCACTCACTGAAGATTTAAGATCATTAGGAACTGACTGGGACAGTAGACATTGTCCCAGTATAGGTGGATGGGTAAACTATGGTTTTAATACTGCTGCACACAGTAGAAAAATGTGCACACTAAGGTATAGGGAAGTCTTTATAGACCAATTATATCTTACAGAATGGAGCATGACTAACCATCCAACTTTTGGTCttcattctttcattttaaataGTCCCAGTTGTCTAATTGTTGAAGCTGTTTGTTTCCCTCCATCAGAGACCTGTCCTACAATGAGATCAAGGAGCTCCCGTCCCTCCAGGGCTGTGTCCGACTGCAGGAGATGTGAGTGTTGAACATGTAGCAGTCACTTCACAAATCTCAAAAGCTTAGAAGATTAAAAGATTATAATGTAATAACCATCAATTAAAGTAATACAGGTAATCATTTGCTTGTTTATAATCTGTTAAATTCTCATTTTAAATCTACAGAAGCTTTCAGCATAACCATATTCAACAAATTGACAGGGACACTTTCCAGGGTCTCTCTGCACTCCGTCTACTGTAAGTCCACTCAGTCAAACACACTGGATGCTGTAGAAACAAATGTTTAATGCCTGCATTGTGACTTCACTGCTTTATTTCACACACAGAGACCTGAGTAGAAATGAAATCCGAGTTATCCACAGAGATGCTTTCCTCTCCCTCACTGCACTCACCAACCTGTGAGTATTATTTGACCACTTATCATCATAATGACTACAGAACTCTCCAGTCCCATGTCATTGCTTGGTTTGACTGTCTGTGTTGTACAGAATTAAGTTTCTtatgtataatatttttttttttacagagatCTGAGTATGAACTCTCTGACTGTGATTCCAACAACTGGACTGAGCGCGCTCAGTCAGTTGAAACTCTCAGGGAACCcgcagatgaaaaatgtgctgaCTGCAAAAAACCTGCCCAAACTCAGGTGAGACAGAACGTGTGTGGTCTACTGTCAAGTTCTGTTATCCAAAGTGTTTAGTGTTTGGTGCCGACTATGTAATTGAAACGTCCCACGTTCGATTCCTGGGGACCTTTGTTACATGTGagcaccatctctctctctctctctctctctctctctctctctctctctctctctctctctcactctcactctctctctttctctctctctctctctttctctctctctctctctctctctctctctctctctctctctctctctctctctctctctctaattttTTCTCTGGCACAAAATGacccaaaaaatactttaaacaatgttttaaaaacattgTGATTTTTTGAAAGGTGAAAGAAAAATCAAGCTATATtgaaataagaatattaaattaaacaaaaaagacatttcattcAAGTTGTAAACTATGGAAAACATACAAGGGTTAACTACAGGATTGGAATAAATCCCTGAAATCTGAAGTTTCCGAAAGAAAGAGCACATCATTACAGGACGTAGCCCTTACGCAGATTTGGCCAATTTCTAAAGAGAGTTTTTGGCCATCAAAATGGTGGTTATGGTGGGGAGGGAAGTCAGGCTTTTCTGCAGAGGGTACTGGCACTGGTGTATTCAgtcaatgtatttattcattttagccATTTAGGTTCCAAACCTCTTTGTTTTCAATGGGTAGTGAGAAAAGGAGGTAAAACATCGGCAACACAAAGATGGCAAGCACTCAGAGTCCAAAATGGTGATGTAAAAAACACAGTATACATGCCGTGCTGCTCAAACGCAAACCAAGCAGTTGCTTTGCTAActttataaacaaaataaattggACTAATCCTGTAGTGAACAAAATGTCTACAAAagagaatatatatttttttctgtatttctccGTCTGTTGTgattatatgtactgtatgtatgtgacagatttacataaaaacagagACAAACTCCACCTTTTCACTCACATTTAATGAGAAAGCCAGCTGAATCTGGTTTCTCCACAATTGTAGACGCACTACAGAAAACATcaaatattattattggaaaaaaaaaatcacaagagCCAAATATTTGCAGACAAACATGTTATTTATGCTTTTCCCAATAAGGTATTGTCGTTTGGTACCATCTGTATTATCAACACTAAACCTCAGCAGGACGCTCACAGCCTTTCTAAAGCATCACTGTTTGTTTGTAGGTCCATCTCTGTCCCGTACGCCTACCAGTGCTGTGCATTCGTTGGATGTGACTCAATTACAAGTTCTTCTGAGGAAAATGACGTAAAGAAATCGACAGGTGGGAATGCTGCAGTCACAGCCTTTTCCTTGGAACAGTTGACATGTTAGCTaaactattttttgttttatttacgtaaatgcagctaaaaatgtctttcttgCCAGACAGATATCAGATGTAGATGTTATCCACTCTGGCTTTAGCCTGCATTTACTGTTCACAGACTGTGTATTGAAGATGTATTTCTATGTGCGTCAGTTACAATGTGTTTTATTGCATTGAATAACTTTAACTCAGCATCTAACTAACATTACATACTGTTGTACATTTCCTATTTTACttattatgaaaaatgtaaagtttaagTAAATGTGATTACAATTTAGAAAGAGCAAGAAAGTGTGTATTTTGTCTGCATGTCTCTGCACATGGGCTGATTTATGTGATCTATAGTCTTGTATCAAAATGCAAAGACCATTAAACCAGATAGTCATTTCAATTTTCTGTTACAAAACATTTGCTTCAGATGTAGGTCTTTAATtactaaatatttaaaataatttcattAATTTACCATCCTTTATTTAATCCAAAATGATAGTAAGCTTGTCTTTATTATatgtgttttactgtatttaaatattattttagtttaacaCTATTGTATAGTAACAAGAAATGAATTTCAGGTTGTGGAAGATGTAATAATTAACTTAAACCATTGTTGATTGTTATATAGCAGAAATAAGAATTTGGAAAGTCACACAAAAGCACTTGTTAAGATACTTCCTGCTGTATATACCTGACCACTATTCTTGTCTTTTTAACATTTGCATTTCTTACATGACTTTTAATTTTAGGTGGAGAGGATGTGGAAAGAATCTCAATGATTATGCATTGCTCTCCATCACCAGGTAAGCATTAAACAGATTTGTATGTGCATCTGTGTATCAATAATACATAGTTTTAATagcttttgaaataataaaaaaaataaattgctaAATTAAGTGTTAACTCTTGAGCAACCACATTGTTTCTGTCTTCAGGAGCCTTCAAGCCTTGTGAGCACTTGCTGGGTAACTGGATGATTCGTCTGACGGTCTGGTTCATCTGTCTGGTGTCGCTGGTCTTCAACAGCCTCGTGCTGGTGGCCACCTTCTCCCCCACGCACCGAGCCACGGGCCATTCCCACTCCCTTACTCCGTCGCTTTCCCCAGCTCGGCTGCTGATGGGGCTACTGGCCCTGGCCAACCTGCTCACGGGCCTTTACGTCGGCGTGCTGACCGTGCTCGACGTCGCCACCTGGGGCTCGTTCGCCGAGTTTGGCGTGTGGTGGGAGATGGGGCCCGGCTGTCAGGTCACGGGAGCTCTGGCAGTCTTCTCGTCAGAGTGGGCGGTCTTGTTACTCTCGCTGGCAGCCGTGGAGCGCAGCGTGGCTGTGCGGACGATTCTCGGGAAGGTAATGATGTCACCCAGGAGGAACGGCGGCAGCCACCGCAGATGCTGGAGAGGAGATCGTACCTTTGGCCTTGCTGCCGGACTACTggggctgctggctgctgctggagcCTGCCTGCCTCTCCTGACCTCCAGCGACCagtctgcctctcctctctgcctgccCTTCGCTGGCGGAGAGAGTCCAGCTCTGAGTGTCACAGTTGTTCTGGTGCTGCTCAACGCACTGGCGTACCTGTTCACTGCAGCGGTGTACACCCAGCTGTACTGCCACCTAGGCAGGGTGGAGCTGGCAGATCCGGAGCAGACCGGTGCCCTGCGGCACGTAGCCTGGCTCATCTTCACCAACTGCATCTTCTTCTGCCCCGTGGCGGCTTTTTCCTTCGCCCCTCTCTTGACGGGCTCTACAGCCGGCGGCCCAGAGATCGCCAAGTCCGTCACTCTCATTTTCTTCCCGCTGCCTGCGTGCCTGAACCCAGTGCTGTATGTGTTCTTCAGCCCGGCCTTCAGGGAGGACTGGCTGAGGCTACGCGGAGGATTGACCAGGGAGGTGAAGGCCGGCGCCGAAAGTCACGGAGACGACGGCGGCGGTGGGTCGGAGCTCACAGACGGTGGCTCCTCCACCCACCTGGGCTTTGACTGCGGGATGTACTCGCAGCTTTGTGGAGAGACAGTTGTATGCGAGCAGTGCGAGGCTGCGCTGCATGCCAGGACCTGCTCTTCTCCCTCGTCCTCCTCAGTCTGTAGACACTTGGTGAAGTCTCACAGCTGTCCCACCCTCCTGGCGGGAGCTGCAGTGTGCCAGCGTGCCGAAGGGTTTTGGGCAGACAGCGGCACACCCTCCGCTCAGTCCGAGTACGCGGACGAGGGGGACTCGTTTGTGTCGGACAGTTCGGACCAGGTTCAGGCCTGTGGCAGAGCCTGCTTCTGTCAGAGCAGAGGCCTTCCTCTGGTACACTACTCATACAACATACCTCGAGTCAAGGACTAAGGACGCCTCAGAAGCTCCAGTACGTCTGTGTGCACAGATCTCTCTGTCATGTGAATTTAGATGCTACAAGAATATATAAAcaatttttatatcaaaacaacaaaatgtgccAACTACCCTGCTAAAAAGACTATTCAGCAAGCACTTATGTTTGTAATTACTGTGGAAACAGAGATGCAACCAATCATTTAAAGGGAACTTGGTATGCTTATGGAAACTTGGAGACCATTTCTACGTGAGCTGAACTGAGCACATCATTTTATAAACTGGTCAAGAAAGGATCTCGCAAAGGAAGATCTCGCCACCAGTGCCTGCCGCTTTGCTTTTTGATTGGATTTCACGATGTTGCGAGCCTCAATGTATGTGTCAAAGACTTCTCTGTTTTACCTGTGCTTATAAGcttttttcaattttaattgTTACACATCTTGTCAATTTTTAAAGCTTCTCCACAGCAACTGTTGATtttatactttgattttttttttttttttttacataaatgtaGCAAATTGAATAATCATCCTAGACTTTTCTGCGTGAATGTAACTTTCAGGTGGTCTTCACCTGCCAGAGGGGGATAATGTAACGTCAGCAATAACGTCTGCCCTGCCTGCCCGTGATCGTAATCTGAGAATGGTATCAGTAAATGCCAGTCTGTAATAAACATGTCTTTGCTTTAAGTTACTAAGACTAAGAATGTGATAAA
Above is a genomic segment from Sebastes umbrosus isolate fSebUmb1 chromosome 2, fSebUmb1.pri, whole genome shotgun sequence containing:
- the lgr4 gene encoding leucine-rich repeat-containing G-protein coupled receptor 4 isoform X1 yields the protein MRVDLFWMCLLWCFLRPGAAGQGQQQQQQQQTAVCSSSCSCDEDGGADCSGRALTTVPTGLRAFTYYLDLSMNNITELPAFVFKNFPYLEELRLAGNDLSFIHPEALSGLHQLKVLMLQNNQLKTVPSAALKNLQSLQSLRLDANHITTVPDDSFEGLQQLRHLWLDDNNLTEVPVSSLRHQTNLQALTLALNRISFIPDNAFANLTSLVVLHLHNNRIKEIGNNCFAGLVNLETLDLNFNNLMFFPKAIEALPKLKELGFHSNDIASIPEGAFHNNPLLRTIHLYDNPLSFVGASAFQNLSDLHSLMLRGASMMQDFPILTWTNNLESLTLSGTQISSIPAELCEDLKLLRTLDLSYNEIKELPSLQGCVRLQEISFQHNHIQQIDRDTFQGLSALRLLDLSRNEIRVIHRDAFLSLTALTNLDLSMNSLTVIPTTGLSALSQLKLSGNPQMKNVLTAKNLPKLRSISVPYAYQCCAFVGCDSITSSSEENDVKKSTGGEDVERISMIMHCSPSPGAFKPCEHLLGNWMIRLTVWFICLVSLVFNSLVLVATFSPTHRATGHSHSLTPSLSPARLLMGLLALANLLTGLYVGVLTVLDVATWGSFAEFGVWWEMGPGCQVTGALAVFSSEWAVLLLSLAAVERSVAVRTILGKVMMSPRRNGGSHRRCWRGDRTFGLAAGLLGLLAAAGACLPLLTSSDQSASPLCLPFAGGESPALSVTVVLVLLNALAYLFTAAVYTQLYCHLGRVELADPEQTGALRHVAWLIFTNCIFFCPVAAFSFAPLLTGSTAGGPEIAKSVTLIFFPLPACLNPVLYVFFSPAFREDWLRLRGGLTREVKAGAESHGDDGGGGSELTDGGSSTHLGFDCGMYSQLCGETVVCEQCEAALHARTCSSPSSSSVCRHLVKSHSCPTLLAGAAVCQRAEGFWADSGTPSAQSEYADEGDSFVSDSSDQVQACGRACFCQSRGLPLVHYSYNIPRVKD
- the lgr4 gene encoding leucine-rich repeat-containing G-protein coupled receptor 4 isoform X2, producing MRVDLFWMCLLWCFLRPGAAGQGQQQQQQQQTAVCSSSCSCDEDGGADCSGRALTTVPTGLRAFTYYLDLSMNNITELPAFVFKNFPYLEELRLAGNDLSFIHPEALSGLHQLKVLMLQNNQLKTVPSAALKNLQSLQSLRLDANHITTVPDDSFEGLQQLRHLWLDDNNLTEVPVSSLRHQTNLQALTLALNRISFIPDNAFANLTSLVVLDLNFNNLMFFPKAIEALPKLKELGFHSNDIASIPEGAFHNNPLLRTIHLYDNPLSFVGASAFQNLSDLHSLMLRGASMMQDFPILTWTNNLESLTLSGTQISSIPAELCEDLKLLRTLDLSYNEIKELPSLQGCVRLQEISFQHNHIQQIDRDTFQGLSALRLLDLSRNEIRVIHRDAFLSLTALTNLDLSMNSLTVIPTTGLSALSQLKLSGNPQMKNVLTAKNLPKLRSISVPYAYQCCAFVGCDSITSSSEENDVKKSTGGEDVERISMIMHCSPSPGAFKPCEHLLGNWMIRLTVWFICLVSLVFNSLVLVATFSPTHRATGHSHSLTPSLSPARLLMGLLALANLLTGLYVGVLTVLDVATWGSFAEFGVWWEMGPGCQVTGALAVFSSEWAVLLLSLAAVERSVAVRTILGKVMMSPRRNGGSHRRCWRGDRTFGLAAGLLGLLAAAGACLPLLTSSDQSASPLCLPFAGGESPALSVTVVLVLLNALAYLFTAAVYTQLYCHLGRVELADPEQTGALRHVAWLIFTNCIFFCPVAAFSFAPLLTGSTAGGPEIAKSVTLIFFPLPACLNPVLYVFFSPAFREDWLRLRGGLTREVKAGAESHGDDGGGGSELTDGGSSTHLGFDCGMYSQLCGETVVCEQCEAALHARTCSSPSSSSVCRHLVKSHSCPTLLAGAAVCQRAEGFWADSGTPSAQSEYADEGDSFVSDSSDQVQACGRACFCQSRGLPLVHYSYNIPRVKD